A stretch of Bos taurus isolate L1 Dominette 01449 registration number 42190680 breed Hereford chromosome 5, ARS-UCD2.0, whole genome shotgun sequence DNA encodes these proteins:
- the PCED1B gene encoding PC-esterase domain-containing protein 1B encodes MVHLLASEVRQLLHNKFVVILGDSVQRAVYKDLVLLLQKDCLLTLSQLKAKGEHTFEQDELVHGGQQGHMHNGTHYREVRQFCSGQHLVRFYFLTRVYSDYLEDVLEELQSGEHHPDLVIMNSCLWDITRYGKDFWPSYRRNLERLFGRLRQMLSESCLLVWNTAMPVGDKITSRFVPPEVQFTSSSVKISVIEANFYSSAEAQKHGFDVLDLHFHFRRHTGKYLQTDGVHWNQCAHRHLSQLLLAHVADAWGVELPRRDPVDKWIPDGPGRRRPGRRLERQPLVCGDQPACPLPRPLPLPGRQPLLPTPPCPPLFPLLSPQRHPIPLHQVMPPFPFCPQETCFSSDHPFQSDQFSLNYLHSDVPPSIQTEFAVQGDFQYGPQPPMPRFPPPCYQQRVPEVHRGFPRYHPPDPYMPWRRRPKTSKRRASAYKEPRPQ; translated from the coding sequence ATGGTCCATCTACTGGCCTCCGAAGTGCGGCAGCTGCTCCACAACAAGTTCGTGGTTATCCTGGGGGACTCGGTCCAGAGGGCTGTGTACAAGGATCTGGTGCTCCTGCTGCAGAAGGACTGCCTGCTCACACTCAGCCAGCTCAAGGCCAAGGGGGAGCACACTTTCGAGCAGGATGAGCTCGTGCATGGGGGCCAGCAGGGCCACATGCACAACGGCACGCACTACCGCGAGGTGCGCCAGTTCTGCTCCGGCCAGCACCTGGTGCGCTTCTACTTCCTGACGCGCGTGTACTCCGACTACCTGGAGGACGTCCTGGAGGAGCTGCAGTCCGGCGAGCACCACCCGGACCTGGTCATCATGAACTCGTGCCTCTGGGACATCACCAGGTACGGGAAGGACTTCTGGCCTAGTTACCGGCGGAACCTGGAGAGATTGTTTGGGCGCCTCCGCCAGATGCTGTCCGAGTCGTGCCTCCTGGTGTGGAACACGGCCATGCCCGTGGGCGACAAAATCACCAGCCGCTTCGTCCCGCCCGAGGTCCAGTTTACCTCCTCCTCCGTGAAAATCAGTGTGATCGAAGCCAATTTCTACAGCTCTGCCGAGGCCCAAAAGCACGGCTTCGATGTGCTGGACTTGCACTTCCACTTCCGCCGCCACACAGGGAAGTACCTGCAGACGGACGGAGTGCACTGGAACCAGTGCGCACACCGCCACCTCTCCCAGCTCCTGCTGGCCCACGTGGCCGACGCTTGGGGGGTAGAGCTGCCCCGGCGGGACCCAGTGGACAAGTGGATCCCGGATGGCCCTGGGAGAAGAAGACCTGGCCGGAGGCTTGAGAGGCAGCCCCTGGTCTGCGGAGATCAGCCGGCTTGCCCTCTGCCCAGACCTTTGCCTCTCCCAGGGCGCCAACCCCTGCtccccacgcctccctgcccacccctgtTTCCGCTCTTGTCCCCACAACGTCATCCCATCCCCTTACACCAGGTGATGCCTCCATTCCCATTCTGTCCCCAGGAAACCTGTTTTTCTTCAGACCATCCTTTCCAATCGGATCAATTCTCCTTAAACTATTTACATTCAGATGTCCCCCCATCTATCCAAACAGAATTTGCCGTCCAAGGTGACTTTCAGTATGGTCCCCAGCCGCCTATGCCCCGCTTCCCTCCACCCTGTTATCAGCAACGGGTCCCTGAGGTCCATAGGGGTTTTCCCAGGTATCATCCCCCTGACCCctacatgccctggagaaggcggCCTAAAACTTCCAAGAGAAGGGCCTCAGCCTATAAAGAGCCAAGGCCTCAATAG